The Benincasa hispida cultivar B227 chromosome 9, ASM972705v1, whole genome shotgun sequence genome has a segment encoding these proteins:
- the LOC120085488 gene encoding F-box/LRR-repeat protein 14 isoform X2 encodes MGGACSRKRDQLDNEDSSPRGASGKYCKSGSSKWLTTSFSRPFVDIDPQRGKCPSLMDLCIRRICKDIDQYDSFGMLPRDISQLILNELVYSQLLTDISIQAFRDCALQDLHFGECPGVNDAWIDVISSQGSSVLSVDLSGSDVTDGGLMHLRNCSNLQSLNLNFCEHISDRGLAHIGGFSRLTSLSFRKNNEITAQGMNVFAHLVNLIRLDLEKCPGIHGGLIHLQGLTKLESLNIKWCNCITDSDIKPLSGLTNLKGLQISCSKVTDAGIAYLKGLHKLSLLNLEGCPVTAACLNTLSALGALQYLNLSRCHITDDGSEGFSSLGALKILNLGFNDITDECLVHLKALHRLKCLELSDTDVGSNGLRHLSGLLNLEKLNLSFTVVTDVGLKKLSGLSSLKSLNLDTRQVTDTGLASLTSLVGLTHLDLFGARITDSGTNYLRNFKNLQSLEICGGGLTDAGVRNIKDLSSLMVLNLSQNGNLTDKTLELISGLTGLVSLNISNSRITSAGLRHLKTLKNLKQLTLEACRVSASDIKKLQSTDLPNLVSFRPE; translated from the exons ATGGGGGGAGCTTGTTCTAGGAAGAGAGACCAGCTAGATAATGAAGATAGTTCGCCTAGAGGAGCATCTGGAAAATACTGCAAAAGTGGAAGTTCCAAATGGCTGACAACTTCattttctcgaccttttgtagACATTGATCCTCAAAGAGGGAAATGCCCTTCCCTTATGGACCTATGCATCCGGAGAATATGCAAG GATATAGATCAATATGATAGTTTTGGTATGCTCCCAAGGGATATTAGTCAGCTGATCCTTAATGAATTGGTGTATTCTCAGCTTCTAACTGATATTTCGATCCAAGCTTTTCGAGATTGTGCGCTCCAG GATCTTCATTTTGGAGAATGTCCAGGGGTGAACGATGCTTGGATTGATGTCATCTCCTCGCAAGGATCCTCTGTACTTTCTGTGGATCTTTCTGGCTCGGATGTAACTGATGGTGGATTGATGCACCTCAGGAATTGCTCAAATCTCCAATCCTTAAATTTAAACTTCTGTGAACATATATCAGATCGAGGGCTGGCACATATTGGAG GCTTCTCAAGGTTGACAAGTTTGAGTTTTAGGAAAAACAATGAAATTACTGCTCAAGGGATGAATGTTTTTGCTCATCTTGTAAACTTGATCAGATTGGACTTAGAGAAATGTCCTGGCATTCATGGGGGACTTATTCATCTCCAAG GATTAACGAAGTTGGAATCTCTTAATATCAAATGGTGTAATTGCATCACAGATTCTGATATAAAGCCTCTCTCCG GGCTAACAAATTTGAAAGGATTGCAAATTTCATGCAGTAAGGTCACAGATGCTGGTATTGCCTACTTGAAAG GACTTCACAAACTTTCGCTATTGAACTTAGAGGGTTGTCCAGTTACAGCTGCTTGTTTGAACACTCTCTCAG CTCTTGGTGCCCTTCAATATTTGAACCTTAGCAGATGTCATATAACTGATGATGGAAGTGAGGGATTTTCTA GCCTTGGGGCTTTGAAGATATTGAACTTGGGGTTCAATGACATTACAGATGAATGTTTGGTTCACTTGAAAG cTCTCCACCGTTTGAAATGTTTGGAATTGTCTGACACTGATGTTGGAAGCAATGGTCTACGTCATCTATCTG GTTTGCTTAATCTGGAGAAATTAAATCTCTCATTCACCGTAGTGACTGACGTTGGCTTAAAAAAGCTGTCTGGACTCTCATCTCTTAAATCGCTTAATTTGGATACTCGCCAAGTTACAGACACTGGACTTGCTTCCCTAACTA GTTTAGTAGGATTGACTCATCTAGATCTTTTCGGAGCTCGTATTACAGACTCCGGAACAAACTATTTGCGAA ACTTCAAGAACCTACAGTCCCTGGAAATATGTGGTGGAGGACTGACTGATGCAGGTGTGAGGAACATTAAAGACCTGTCTTCCTTGATGGTGCTCAATCTATCACAAAATGGCAATCTTACTGATAAAACCTTGGAACTAATTTCAG GTTTAACGGGGTTGGTCtctttaaacatttcaaattcgaGAATCACCTCTGCGGGACTGAGGCACCTGAAAACTCTGAAGAATCTAAAGCAGTTGACGCTGGAGGCTTGCCGGGTTTCGGCAAGTGATATAAAAAAGCTTCAATCTACCGACCTCCCGAATCTGGTGAGCTTCCGCCCTGAGTAG
- the LOC120085488 gene encoding F-box/LRR-repeat protein 14 isoform X3: MGGACSRKRDQLDNEDSSPRGASGKYCKSGSSKWLTTSFSRPFVDIDPQRGKCPSLMDLCIRRICKDIDQYDSFGMLPRDISQLILNELVYSQLLTDISIQAFRDCALQDLHFGECPGVNDAWIDVISSQGSSVLSVDLSGSDVTDGGLMHLRNCSNLQSLNLNFCEHISDRGLAHIGGFSRLTSLSFRKNNEITAQGMNVFAHLVNLIRLDLEKCPGIHGGLIHLQGLTKLESLNIKWCNCITDSDIKPLSGLTNLKGLQISCSKVTDAGIAYLKGLHKLSLLNLEGCPVTAACLNTLSALGALQYLNLSRCHITDDGSEGFSSLGALKILNLGFNDITDECLVHLKGLTNLESLNLDSCRIEDDGLVNLKALHRLKCLELSDTDVGSNGLRHLSGLLNLEKLNLSFTVVTDVGLKKLSGLSSLKSLNLDTRQVTDTGLASLTSLVGLTHLDLFGARITDSGTNYLRSSSYG, translated from the exons ATGGGGGGAGCTTGTTCTAGGAAGAGAGACCAGCTAGATAATGAAGATAGTTCGCCTAGAGGAGCATCTGGAAAATACTGCAAAAGTGGAAGTTCCAAATGGCTGACAACTTCattttctcgaccttttgtagACATTGATCCTCAAAGAGGGAAATGCCCTTCCCTTATGGACCTATGCATCCGGAGAATATGCAAG GATATAGATCAATATGATAGTTTTGGTATGCTCCCAAGGGATATTAGTCAGCTGATCCTTAATGAATTGGTGTATTCTCAGCTTCTAACTGATATTTCGATCCAAGCTTTTCGAGATTGTGCGCTCCAG GATCTTCATTTTGGAGAATGTCCAGGGGTGAACGATGCTTGGATTGATGTCATCTCCTCGCAAGGATCCTCTGTACTTTCTGTGGATCTTTCTGGCTCGGATGTAACTGATGGTGGATTGATGCACCTCAGGAATTGCTCAAATCTCCAATCCTTAAATTTAAACTTCTGTGAACATATATCAGATCGAGGGCTGGCACATATTGGAG GCTTCTCAAGGTTGACAAGTTTGAGTTTTAGGAAAAACAATGAAATTACTGCTCAAGGGATGAATGTTTTTGCTCATCTTGTAAACTTGATCAGATTGGACTTAGAGAAATGTCCTGGCATTCATGGGGGACTTATTCATCTCCAAG GATTAACGAAGTTGGAATCTCTTAATATCAAATGGTGTAATTGCATCACAGATTCTGATATAAAGCCTCTCTCCG GGCTAACAAATTTGAAAGGATTGCAAATTTCATGCAGTAAGGTCACAGATGCTGGTATTGCCTACTTGAAAG GACTTCACAAACTTTCGCTATTGAACTTAGAGGGTTGTCCAGTTACAGCTGCTTGTTTGAACACTCTCTCAG CTCTTGGTGCCCTTCAATATTTGAACCTTAGCAGATGTCATATAACTGATGATGGAAGTGAGGGATTTTCTA GCCTTGGGGCTTTGAAGATATTGAACTTGGGGTTCAATGACATTACAGATGAATGTTTGGTTCACTTGAAAG GTCTAACAAATTTGGAGAGCTTGAACCTGGATTCATGCAGGATTGAGGATGATGGGCTGGTTAACTTGAAAG cTCTCCACCGTTTGAAATGTTTGGAATTGTCTGACACTGATGTTGGAAGCAATGGTCTACGTCATCTATCTG GTTTGCTTAATCTGGAGAAATTAAATCTCTCATTCACCGTAGTGACTGACGTTGGCTTAAAAAAGCTGTCTGGACTCTCATCTCTTAAATCGCTTAATTTGGATACTCGCCAAGTTACAGACACTGGACTTGCTTCCCTAACTA GTTTAGTAGGATTGACTCATCTAGATCTTTTCGGAGCTCGTATTACAGACTCCGGAACAAACTATTTGCGAA GTAGTTCTTATGGATGA
- the LOC120085988 gene encoding amino acid transporter AVT6E, which yields MEMDSKTRYVELQSQIDIQNPRSADPKHSNYPHNEEGLVGSKTLNGYTDDKDDLFNDLDFDVDSHPLITGEPRGESRISGAVFNLTTSIIGAGIMALPATMKVLGVVLGFVLIVLIGILSEFSVELLVRFLVISKSLSYGEVVQCAFGRSMKVLTEICIIVNNAGVLVVYLIIMGDVMSGSVRHIGVFDQWLGHGFWDHRKLLILVVLVVFLAPLCALNKIDSLSLTSAASVALAVIFVIVACAIALIKLVEGKIEPPRMSPDFGSKKAILDLLVVVPIMTNAYVCHFNVPPIYNELETRSPQKMNTVGRITTVICIVVYALTAISGYLLFGNDTESDVLTNFDRDLGIRFSSALNYIVRIGYILHLVLVFPVIHFSLRQTVDNLVFEGSAPLLESRKRSLTLTVVLLALIYIGSTMIPNIWTAFKFTGATTAVSLGFIFPSVIALKLSKKSGQGSLNATEKLLSWLMLGLAIIVGIVGLIGNIYSLSNRS from the coding sequence ATGGAAATGGATAGTAAAACTAGATATGTTGAATTGCAATCCCAGATTGATATTCAAAACCCCAGATCGGCTGAtccaaaacattcaaattatcccCATAATGAGGAAGGTTTGGTTGGATCCAAAACATTGAATGGGTATACGGATGATAAGGATGATCTCTTCAATGATTTGGATTTTGATGTTGATAGCCATCCGCTTATCACTGGGGAGCCTCGAGGTGAGTCGAGGATTTCAGGGGCTGTTTTTAATCTCACGACCTCGATTATTGGAGCTGGGATTATGGCTTTACCTGCCACCATGAAAGTTCTTGGAGTTGTTTTGGGGTTTGTTTTGATAGTTTTGATTGGTATTTTATCTGAATTTAGTGTTGAATTGTTAGTGAGATTTTTGGTTATTTCTAAATCTTTGTCGTATGGAGAGGTTGTTCAGTGTGCATTTGGGAGATCTATGAAGGTTCTGACTGAAATCTGTATAATTGTGAACAATGCTGGTGTTTTGgttgtttatttgattattatgGGTGATGTTATGTCTGGTTCTGTTCGTCATATTGGGGTTTTTGATCAGTGGTTGGGGCATGGATTTTGGGATCACAGAAAGCTTTTGATTTTGGTTGTGTTGGTGGTTTTTCTAGCACCCCTTTGTGCTCTAAACAAGATTGATTCCTTGAGTTTGACTTCTGCTGCTTCGGTTGCTCTCGCCGTCATCTTTGTTATAGTTGCTTGTGCTATTGCTTTGATTAAGCTTGTAGAAGGAAAGATTGAGCCTCCAAGAATGAGTCCTGATTTCGGATCCAAAAAGGCGATTTTAGACCTCCTTGTGGTGGTTCCAATAATGACCAATGCTTATGTCTGTCATTTCAACGTGCCGCCTATATATAACGAGCTTGAAACAAGGTCTCcacagaagatgaatacagTGGGGAGGATCACAACCGTGATATGTATTGTGGTTTATGCTTTGACTGCCATATCTGGTTATTTACTTTTTGGAAATGATACCGAGTCCGATGTGCTGACGAATTTTGACAGGGATCTAGGAATTCGATTCAGCTCCGCGTTGAATTACATTGTTCGAATTGGATATATTCTTCATTTAGTTCTTGTTTTTCCAGTTATCCATTTCTCTTTACGCCAAACTGTCGATAACTTGGTATTCGAGGGGTCGGCACCACTTTTAGAGAGTAGGAAGAGGTCTCTGACCTTGACAGTTGTGTTATTGGCACTGATCTATATTGGTTCAACCATGATTCCCAACATTTGGACGGCCTTTAAATTTACAGGGGCAACAACAGCAGTCTCTCTGGGATTCATATTTCCATCAGTTATTGCATTAAAACTAAGCAAGAAGAGTGGGCAGGGGAGCTTGAACGCAACAGAAAAGCTCTTATCATGGTTGATGTTAGGGCTGGCTATCATTGTTGGTATTGTTGGATTGATTGGTAATATCTACAGCTTAAGCAATCGGTCCTGA
- the LOC120085488 gene encoding F-box/LRR-repeat protein 20 isoform X1: MGGACSRKRDQLDNEDSSPRGASGKYCKSGSSKWLTTSFSRPFVDIDPQRGKCPSLMDLCIRRICKDIDQYDSFGMLPRDISQLILNELVYSQLLTDISIQAFRDCALQDLHFGECPGVNDAWIDVISSQGSSVLSVDLSGSDVTDGGLMHLRNCSNLQSLNLNFCEHISDRGLAHIGGFSRLTSLSFRKNNEITAQGMNVFAHLVNLIRLDLEKCPGIHGGLIHLQGLTKLESLNIKWCNCITDSDIKPLSGLTNLKGLQISCSKVTDAGIAYLKGLHKLSLLNLEGCPVTAACLNTLSALGALQYLNLSRCHITDDGSEGFSSLGALKILNLGFNDITDECLVHLKGLTNLESLNLDSCRIEDDGLVNLKALHRLKCLELSDTDVGSNGLRHLSGLLNLEKLNLSFTVVTDVGLKKLSGLSSLKSLNLDTRQVTDTGLASLTSLVGLTHLDLFGARITDSGTNYLRNFKNLQSLEICGGGLTDAGVRNIKDLSSLMVLNLSQNGNLTDKTLELISGLTGLVSLNISNSRITSAGLRHLKTLKNLKQLTLEACRVSASDIKKLQSTDLPNLVSFRPE; encoded by the exons ATGGGGGGAGCTTGTTCTAGGAAGAGAGACCAGCTAGATAATGAAGATAGTTCGCCTAGAGGAGCATCTGGAAAATACTGCAAAAGTGGAAGTTCCAAATGGCTGACAACTTCattttctcgaccttttgtagACATTGATCCTCAAAGAGGGAAATGCCCTTCCCTTATGGACCTATGCATCCGGAGAATATGCAAG GATATAGATCAATATGATAGTTTTGGTATGCTCCCAAGGGATATTAGTCAGCTGATCCTTAATGAATTGGTGTATTCTCAGCTTCTAACTGATATTTCGATCCAAGCTTTTCGAGATTGTGCGCTCCAG GATCTTCATTTTGGAGAATGTCCAGGGGTGAACGATGCTTGGATTGATGTCATCTCCTCGCAAGGATCCTCTGTACTTTCTGTGGATCTTTCTGGCTCGGATGTAACTGATGGTGGATTGATGCACCTCAGGAATTGCTCAAATCTCCAATCCTTAAATTTAAACTTCTGTGAACATATATCAGATCGAGGGCTGGCACATATTGGAG GCTTCTCAAGGTTGACAAGTTTGAGTTTTAGGAAAAACAATGAAATTACTGCTCAAGGGATGAATGTTTTTGCTCATCTTGTAAACTTGATCAGATTGGACTTAGAGAAATGTCCTGGCATTCATGGGGGACTTATTCATCTCCAAG GATTAACGAAGTTGGAATCTCTTAATATCAAATGGTGTAATTGCATCACAGATTCTGATATAAAGCCTCTCTCCG GGCTAACAAATTTGAAAGGATTGCAAATTTCATGCAGTAAGGTCACAGATGCTGGTATTGCCTACTTGAAAG GACTTCACAAACTTTCGCTATTGAACTTAGAGGGTTGTCCAGTTACAGCTGCTTGTTTGAACACTCTCTCAG CTCTTGGTGCCCTTCAATATTTGAACCTTAGCAGATGTCATATAACTGATGATGGAAGTGAGGGATTTTCTA GCCTTGGGGCTTTGAAGATATTGAACTTGGGGTTCAATGACATTACAGATGAATGTTTGGTTCACTTGAAAG GTCTAACAAATTTGGAGAGCTTGAACCTGGATTCATGCAGGATTGAGGATGATGGGCTGGTTAACTTGAAAG cTCTCCACCGTTTGAAATGTTTGGAATTGTCTGACACTGATGTTGGAAGCAATGGTCTACGTCATCTATCTG GTTTGCTTAATCTGGAGAAATTAAATCTCTCATTCACCGTAGTGACTGACGTTGGCTTAAAAAAGCTGTCTGGACTCTCATCTCTTAAATCGCTTAATTTGGATACTCGCCAAGTTACAGACACTGGACTTGCTTCCCTAACTA GTTTAGTAGGATTGACTCATCTAGATCTTTTCGGAGCTCGTATTACAGACTCCGGAACAAACTATTTGCGAA ACTTCAAGAACCTACAGTCCCTGGAAATATGTGGTGGAGGACTGACTGATGCAGGTGTGAGGAACATTAAAGACCTGTCTTCCTTGATGGTGCTCAATCTATCACAAAATGGCAATCTTACTGATAAAACCTTGGAACTAATTTCAG GTTTAACGGGGTTGGTCtctttaaacatttcaaattcgaGAATCACCTCTGCGGGACTGAGGCACCTGAAAACTCTGAAGAATCTAAAGCAGTTGACGCTGGAGGCTTGCCGGGTTTCGGCAAGTGATATAAAAAAGCTTCAATCTACCGACCTCCCGAATCTGGTGAGCTTCCGCCCTGAGTAG